A portion of the Wolbachia endosymbiont of Oedothorax gibbosus genome contains these proteins:
- a CDS encoding ribonuclease D, producing MLISTTSELENICEELIAKKPKFISVDTEFIRNNLTYYPKLSLIQISYGEKSFIVDALVPEIDLSFIKKIMLNQEITKVFHSCRQDIESLLTVFKCIPTPIFDTQVAAMFCHYYHDFIGYSKVVEQYQGVVLDKIKAKNSDWLRRPLSEDQLDYAVNDVVHLYDLYQILCNKLEENNRMGWFQEEMESIVNINKYLHSPKNAWKRIKFNYEANPRLVLTVKAVSEWQETLAQRYNMNRNKIINNAVIADFIEKNVEHVDEILDDLKRNTKNIKDADLLEFVNIFNENERNWMQQNNTLSSNYDKSVFDILSIILDSKCKESNISKKLVSSKDELTGSISGQIDKLFKGWRYDFFGRSVESFLNTSSKFEISAVKSANNTTKIRSNLVENNCC from the coding sequence ATGCTAATTAGTACAACATCAGAACTGGAGAATATATGTGAAGAGTTAATAGCAAAAAAGCCGAAATTTATATCAGTTGACACGGAGTTCATTAGAAATAATTTAACCTACTACCCAAAATTATCGTTAATTCAAATTTCTTACGGAGAGAAGAGTTTTATTGTAGACGCATTAGTGCCAGAAATTGATTTATCATTCATTAAGAAAATAATGCTGAATCAAGAAATAACTAAAGTGTTTCATAGCTGCCGGCAGGATATAGAATCCTTACTCACTGTGTTTAAATGTATTCCCACTCCCATTTTTGATACCCAAGTTGCCGCTATGTTTTGTCATTATTATCATGACTTTATTGGTTACTCAAAAGTAGTAGAGCAATATCAAGGAGTAGTGCTGGATAAAATTAAAGCTAAAAATTCAGATTGGTTAAGGCGTCCGTTGTCCGAAGATCAGTTAGATTATGCAGTAAACGACGTGGTACACCTATATGACCTATACCAAATATTGTGCAATAAACTTGAAGAAAATAATAGGATGGGTTGGTTTCAAGAAGAGATGGAATCAATAGTTAATATAAATAAGTATTTACATAGTCCAAAAAATGCATGGAAGAGAATTAAATTTAATTATGAAGCAAATCCAAGATTGGTATTAACTGTTAAAGCAGTTAGTGAGTGGCAAGAAACCTTAGCACAGCGCTATAATATGAACCGTAATAAAATAATCAATAATGCTGTAATAGCTGATTTTATTGAAAAAAATGTAGAGCATGTTGATGAGATTTTAGATGATCTCAAGAGGAATACAAAAAATATAAAAGATGCGGATTTACTAGAGTTTGTGAATATTTTTAATGAAAATGAGAGAAATTGGATGCAGCAAAACAACACCTTATCGAGTAATTATGACAAATCTGTATTTGATATACTCTCAATTATTTTAGATAGTAAATGTAAAGAAAGTAACATATCAAAGAAATTAGTTTCTTCAAAAGATGAGTTAACCGGGTCAATATCTGGGCAGATAGATAAACTATTCAAGGGGTGGAGATACGATTTTTTTGGCAGGTCAGTTGAATCATTTTTGAACACAAGCTCAAAATTTGAGATTTCAGCAGTGAAATCCGCAAATAATACAACTAAAATTCGGAGTAATTTGGTGGAGAATAACTGTTGCTAA
- the coaE gene encoding dephospho-CoA kinase (Dephospho-CoA kinase (CoaE) performs the final step in coenzyme A biosynthesis.), protein MIIGLTGGIGVGKSFVANCFQEFGAAVFDADSVVHQLYKVDKNIISYAEKNFPGVVVNGEIDRTVLSKYFLAYDENWKQFQSLVHSAVLRELEFFIAKEKKIDRKLLVLDVPLLLETKFHSYCDLIVFVHADSVVQAQRLNERNIDKEKLNLIFNVQLSIEEKRKMSDLTIDASVSKEYVFSQVKKIVDSLNLNT, encoded by the coding sequence ATGATCATAGGTCTAACAGGCGGAATTGGGGTAGGAAAGAGCTTTGTAGCTAATTGCTTTCAAGAGTTTGGTGCTGCTGTGTTTGATGCTGATTCTGTTGTACACCAACTTTATAAAGTGGATAAAAACATAATAAGTTATGCAGAAAAAAATTTTCCTGGAGTGGTAGTAAATGGTGAAATAGATAGAACAGTACTGTCTAAATATTTCTTAGCCTATGATGAAAATTGGAAACAATTTCAATCTTTGGTTCACTCTGCTGTGCTGCGTGAATTAGAATTTTTTATTGCCAAGGAAAAAAAGATCGATAGAAAACTTTTAGTTTTAGATGTGCCACTTCTATTAGAAACAAAATTTCATTCATACTGTGACCTTATTGTTTTTGTTCATGCAGATAGCGTTGTGCAAGCTCAAAGACTTAACGAACGTAATATAGATAAAGAAAAGCTAAATTTAATCTTCAATGTTCAGTTATCTATTGAGGAGAAAAGGAAGATGAGTGACTTGACCATCGATGCCAGCGTAAGCAAAGAGTATGTTTTTTCTCAAGTAAAAAAAATAGTGGATTCATTAAACCTAAACACGTAG